One genomic segment of Vespa velutina chromosome 10, iVesVel2.1, whole genome shotgun sequence includes these proteins:
- the LOC124952217 gene encoding zinc finger protein 358-like — MMEVQQQHSPVGVGPLDFSRRGVAETSAFRVVKPKQSTSSLVHQQAVSSPETNNNENLQENSQVSLESEGGCNVRLMFPRLWAPFGNATEVTNLPPLPKSHSERLSFGVGRLVGSPATTSPSPSHSPCPESPVLDHRRDHCAEVDVDVEEEEVDVDVEEVGEEDDRDAASSPHRSSSTPSPTGTITSATSQSHPPKRSGDTFSVSALLRPDPPSAHLQNASPHRDAATIGPHPAAPSGSSILYPPLHLQGGLLPPHPHHPLSYLHPQLLPHHLLPPHLHPLLRGVHPGHPALHSTHTAHGLHHPHPLADVYSCVKCDKMFSTPHGLEVHARRSHNGKRPFACELCNKTFGHEISLTQHRAVHSAEKVFECKQCGKAFKRSSTLSTHLLIHSDTRPYPCQFCGKRFHQKSDMKKHTYIHTGEKPHKCQVCGKAFSQSSNLITHSRKHTGFKPFACELCGRAFQRKVDLRRHRETQHADLGTSHRPAMAAIPPQNSLPTGNPSIMQ, encoded by the exons ATGATGGAAGTGCAGCAGCAACACTCGCCCGTTGGGGTAGGTCCGTTGGATTTTTCCCGAAGAGGAGTAGCCGAGACGTCAGCCTTCCGGGTAGTCAAACCGAAACAATCGACTTCGTCGCTCGTGCATCAGCAAGCCGTGTCGTCGCCGGAAacaaataacaatgaaaatcttCAAGAAAATTCGCAGGTTTCCCTTGAATCCGAAG gAGGATGCAACGTTCGTTTAATGTTCCCGAGACTGTGGGCACCGTTTGGAAATGCAACCGAGGTTACGAATCTTCCTCCCCTACCAAAAAGTCACTCAG AACGGCTATCCTTCGGTGTTGGCCGTTTGGTTGGTTCACCGGCGACGACAAGTCCCTCGCCATCGCATTCGCCATGCCCGGAGTCCCCGGTGCTCGATCATCGTCGGGATCATTGCGCCGAGGTGGACGTGGACgtcgaagaggaagaagtcgACGTGGACGTCGAAGAGGTCGGCGAGGAGGACGATCGAGACGCAGCGTCGAGTCCTCATCGTTCTTCCTCTACGCCATCGCCCACCGGTACGATTACCTCAGCGACATCCCAGTCGCATCCGCCGAAAAGATCGGGCGACACGTTCAGCGTGTCGGCACTCCTCAGGCCTGATCCACCGTCGGCTCACCTTCAAAATGCCTCTCCTCATCGTGACGCGGCAACGATCGGTCCTCATCCGGCAGCACCATCCGGCTCCTCCATCCTCTATCCACCTCTCCATCTTCAGGGTGGACTTTTACCGCCTCATCCTCACCATCCTCTCTCGTACCTACATCCTCAGTTGTTGCCCCATCATCTATTGCCGCCCCACTTGCACCCACTCCTACGTGGGGTCCATCCTGGACACCCGGCTCTACACTCGACTCACACGGCTCACGGGCTACATCATCCCCATCCGCTCGCAGACGTCTACAGCTGCGTCAAGTGCGACAAGATGTTCAGCACGCCTCACGGCCTCGAG GTGCACGCGAGGAGATCTCACAATGGGAAGAGACCGTTCGCTTGCGAGCTCTGCAACAAAACCTTCGGCCACGAGATAAGTCTGACGCAACATAGGGCAGTACACTCAGCGGAGAAGGTATTTGAGTGTAAGCAGTGCGGAAAAGCGTTCAAACGATCGAGCACCCTGAGCACGCACCTTTTAATACACTCCGATACAAGGCCGTACCCGTGTCAATTTTGCGGAAAGCGTTTTCATCAGAAGAGCGACATGAAGAAGCACACATATATTCACACAG GTGAAAAGCCGCACAAGTGTCAAGTATGTGGCAAGGCGTTCTCGCAGAGTAGCAATCTGATAACGCACTCGAGGAAGCACACGGGATTCAAGCCGTTCGCTTGCGAGCTTTGCGGACGAGCTTTCCAGAGGAAGGTCGATCTGAGGAGGCACCGCGAGACCCAGCACGCCGATCTTGGCACGTCCCATCGGCCGGCTATGGCCGCGATTCCACCTCAAAATTCTTTGCCAACCGGAAATCCATCGATAATGCAATGA